cgaaaaggtcagtgaaactggccaaaatgccctgccATCAATGTTCCATTAAACTCATTTTAACACCAATCACTTGAATGATCATCCGACTCTAAGAGTAAATTTGATTGGATaatagtatatcaaaattaaactctagttAAATGGGGCATCAACCCCAACTATTTGGCCTGAATCCATCTCAATTAACCTTATTTTTTGAGGTCAACGCATCAATTTACAGAATTTCTGAAAAACAATGGAGTAGGGAGGAGGCATACCTTGCCAGTAAGAATGACAACCCCAATAGAACTATCATGCCTGGCATCATTGAAAGCACGAATAAGTTCCTTAACTGCATTAGGTCGAAAGGCATTCCTTCTCTCAAGCCTATTAATACTAATCTGCAaccacactcacccaatcataaaaatccaaaataaaaatgaacttaAAAAAGTTGAAAGCTGAAACCCAAACCTTGGCTATGCCATCCCCAACAGCCTTCTCGTAGATGATGTCAGTGAACTCCTTGTCAGAGTCAGCATCGGAAGCGATGACCCTCCAAACGACGTCGTGGGAGGGAACATCATCGTGAGCACGTTCGTAGCTATCATTTCGGGAAGTTGAAGAGTCATAGAGGCCAAGTTGGAGTTGGTTGTGGGGATGAAGAGAAGGGTGATCAGATTGAGAAGAGGTACCAATGTGGTTGACTATGGAGGCGAGTCTCCTGGTCACGGTGTCAAGTACAAGCAGGTTCTTCTTCTCTGCCATTGAAGCTTTTTTGTGAGAGATAAAAGTTATGGTTAGTTAGTTATGCACGAATGAAGGGAAGCATAAAGCATTggtgcttttttcttttttcccctaacttttattgaaattaaagggAGAGAGTAGATTAGAAGATTTCATACCGtatttttggataagataagctGATAAGGGGAAAGAGAGTTACTGTAACGGCACAGTTACTGTTGACTTCGCGCCAGAAAAGAGTGTGTGCTTCtgaaaattgaaaacaataaataaataatttctaaGTGAATATATAAGAAATCCATGGCCTATTATATATGTCATGTGAGTTTGGTGTTTAATGTGAAATAATTCAGATAAACACATcagtttattaattaattattctgaTATGCAACTTGTTAGGGAGTGAACACGTAGGTTAGCGAAAATTAACTTCGGAGTATTACAGAAGGGGAACTTAGTCTGTCCAATTCGAGTACCAAGTTTCTTTCATTTTAACTCATAATTTTAGAGCCTCTGTTTCATGAAGAGATCCAACTCCAGTGAAAGTTGCTGATTTGCATTTAATCTCATCGTAAAGTTACTAGGGATCATATTCCTGTACAAAACTGTGAAAAAGAAGAAACGCACAGggttaagaaatttaaaattttgaacctCATCATGCTATTCAAGTAGTACGCAagaaaaattgggaataatattcTATAAACATACCTGAAGAATTACAAGCAACTTGCTAACAATTCCATTCAAGTAGGGTGTTAAAATATCACGTGTGCAGTTCTCACTGAAGTTGAGTACTGTTGAAGCGGCATGTGCTTGTATAGATCATATTAATGAAAAGTTTATACTAGAagcttatttaattaaaaaataaggtaGATCCACAAACTGCACTCTTGCATAGCATGTTGATTATTACCAAAGGAATATAATAAAACCAATTGCCATCAAGATATATGAATCTAACATGACAGTGAATTTACTACAACATATAATACAATGTCACTCTTTTATGAGTTTATGCTATATTGAGAATGCAAGAAACTAATATTGTAAATGAAACCTGCACTAGTTATAAAGTTGCATAGCAACAATCAAGACTATACCCAAAGTTCATAAGGAAATTACAtaattttcatttcaattttctaCTAATCATTGTGAGATTATCCATGTTCAGTGACAATAAAAACTACACTAGTTATATGCATAATGAAACAATAGTagtttggaatatatatatatatatatatatatatatatatatattaactagtGATAAAACATACTAGTTATATGCATAATGAAACAATGTGGCAGGAACAGGTTGAATATGGTGGGAGgtatgaaacatgctaaaatggtAAAGAGTAGAGTTCTGAAACCAGATTGCTAATGGACACACACGTCAGAAtgccaataaaaaataattttgctaCTTTTTTGCAACCAATTTTGCTATGCAATGAAACCATACACTTACCATCAAACTGCTTAAAGAGATCATTGCTGTTCTTTGCAACATCTTCCTTTGCTGCAACACAAGCAGAATTGATCTCCATGTCATGTTGCTCATTGCTATTAGAAGCATTACTGTACACAAATGATTGATATTGCATCAGTTGATCACAAAAGTATTAGTTTAAGAGTGGATTACGACTGAATGAATTGGAATTAAACACTcagtaacaaataaaaaatagcagtataaaaaaattcttgaacaGGTTAGTTCTATTTTGATGCAACAAATGAATGAAATCACTAAGTCAAAATCAGAGAATTTGTTCTTGCATTGCCATAAAACTAGCCACTCAAATGGGGGAAAGGAGAAAAAAGTTCATAATATGAAATTTATGGTGAGCAGCAGCATACAAATGAGAAgatcaagaaaataaaagaaaaaaagatatataaaaagaaaataactgTTCTTCACTCATACCTGATTACACCAACATTTCCAAGTCTCAATGAGTCTTGCCGCACTTTCAACCTGGCCTCTTGTCTCACAGCCTTTGAAACCGATATCAGCAAATCAGATATTATTTTCATCCGCTgcaaaatagaaggaacaaatGTAAATTTGATGCATGATAAAAGGAAAGCTCATTGTTGATACTTGAAGAAGTGTAATCTAATTTGAAGCTGGTGTGAGTGTGAAGAGTCATCCAATTTATTTGTTTCATTCAAGATAGAAATTAATTAAAGTGTAATTATGTGTCACCATAAAAACCACCACCACTACAACAATAACTACTAAACATTGCATGGCTACATGAACCAAACAAAACAAGGCTATAGTATCCTGtcctaaatcaaaattaaatttaaataattaacatttAATCCCCTTTCAGATTTAAATATCTACCTTCCCACAATAATATAAGATGCTAATATATACTATATTCCAGGAAAAATCAAATGTAGCTAGGGCAGAAGCAGAATGTCATGAAAAAGACAAGGATTTATGGATGTGAAGATAATTATAACACAGCTCACATCAACACCTTTCATATATGTATTAAAACTAGCTGATTAGACACTTGTTAATTAGCAAACTCTTAGAATAATATCCATGTCTTAAAAGTACCATTTCCCCCCTAATTACTTGATATAAATAGAACCAAACTTTATAGTTCCTATCCTCAATTACTGATAGAAAGCTTATTGATTGTATCCATTAAACACTTTTTTCTTGTTAGTGACAACACAAGTAATACACAGCATTACACAAGCGTaaatggaagaaagaaagaaaaaaaaattacatatggcATCTTTTTTTGGCCAGCTAATTATCAAAGACTCCTTTCTCTTATATTCCATAACTCCACAAATATTAGACCAAACGATCACCTTTTACTATTTAAATGCTCATCACTTTGAACTATACCCAATCGAAACTGTTGTTTAACTTGTTCACTATACTATTAAGGACTAACATAGAGACCAATCACACTACAAATTGAAACCATTGATAAGTAAAGTTAGCACCCCTATCCCAAAACATTCTTTCACTAGTTTTATGTGTCTTAATTTTTTAGCAACATTAACACCACCTATTGCATTCAGTCACTGTGATTAAGATATCTATATTCACTAGCCGCTCTAAGCTTCAGCCTATCTGCAATGGAGAAAAATCAATGGTGTGAGTAAATACTTACAACTTCAACTGAGCTTAAAGAAATCACATTGCAGAGGAAACTATAAAGTATGAATAAATTGGTGATGAATTTACATATAAAGTTTCGATAGGGCACAAGTTACTTTTTCTAACAAAACTATTCAAGTTAGTGAAATGGAATTGGCATATATCAGTAACTTGAAAATTCTTGCATGTTTGAATTTTAGCCCCACAGATTTTCCTCAGTGCGCTGAAATGAATTTCGATCAATTTCCCCTGAGCCGAAATAAAGGCTTATATCAGTTAAACTTCTCAGCCGTTCAATGCAATCCACAAAGTGCTATATTGAAAGGAATGAGTTCCAGTATATATTTCATTCAGAAACCACTTTGGAAATATAATGAAGAAGAAAATTAAAGTATGCTGCCAAGTTGATGAGAGAAAATAGAACAATAATTCCACTTTATTTATAACACATGCATGATAAAAGATATTATATGCAGAAAATTAATGATCATGATTCATTATTTCTAATGGTGGAATCACTTATTAGTACCATCAATAACATACATTTTACAAAGTGTTTGACTCATAAAAAGATGAGAAACAAAGAATACATCAAAGATCTTGTACtaatttcaaaactaaaactTGATCACACATTTTTATTCACCCATTTTTGTTAATTGTACTAACAGAGTATATCAGAAAAAAACTTGTGCGCCATAGACTGAACAAAAATCTCTCAAAACTTCATTAGTTATTACTAATAATGAATAGCATATAACAAATCAAAACTTGGCATAAAATTAAGTGTGATTAAGAGGGAATACATTAAGTTttgaatgtatgaaataaaagataaaagatgaTAGTGCTTACAGAGAAAGCAAGTGATCGAAAGCAAGAAGCACTTCTATCTGCAGGGGAAGTGCATTCAGAGTAATCGTTTTCAAGAATAtaccataaaaatatatataggattaacaccaaaatgaaaataaaaaataaagatcctaataaatacaagaattaaaaattgaattattaGAAGGTTTAGAAGCTAGCTCTCTTATTGAGGATAAATATACCATAGGCCATCGCTGAACCACATGCAACCAAAAACCACTCAGTTTTTGCTTCAATCTTGAAAGAGTTGTACTATATTGTCCTGATGTTGAAGGACTAACTGCAGAGTCCTGTGAACTACGGCTCCTGTAGCACTTTCACCATAATCAACAAACTCTGAATCAGCAAACAAAAATTTTAtgaacaaaattaacaaactacACAGCATTTAATATTATCATTGTTTATGAACAAATATGAACAATATTATGAACAGTAAACAGACATTTTATGAACAAAATTCACAAAGTACACATCATCCAATATTATCAGTGCTTATGAACAagtatgaataaaaaaatgagcAAAATTATGAACAACAAAGTGACTGTTTAACAAATTACACATCATTCAATGTTCTCAATTTATCGTACTCACCGGCTGCAGGAGGAAGAGCAGTGGCAGAAACACAAAAGGAGAGCGACAATTTATCGTACTCAATTTATCATACTCACcgacacagagagagagagaatgagagcgCTCGAACAAAGGAGACGGCCAACGAGCTTCCAAACAACGGTGAGGGAGCTTCCAATCAAGGCGACACAGCTTTCTACGATGGCAACGGATCTTCTACGGTGGCGGTGGAGGCTGTGTCTGTGTAGGGGCTGCGGTGGCTGTGCCACTGCGGGGCTGCGAGGCTGTGGGGTTGCGGGGAGCTGCGAGGGCTGATGTGGGGGCTGCGTGGCTGCAGTGGCGGCAGAGACTGCGATGGCTGCGGGCGACAAGCTGCAGGGCAAAGAGTTCCAGGGATGAGGGCGAATAGGAGTGTGAATGGAGTGTGAATGGTGTTTGAATGGAGTGTGAATATGGGTGGTGataaaattagggttttcaatATTTTCGACGGAAAATTtaaattatagacggattttctgtctataataatttaataaaatgcagcgttttgtctatttaattacaggCGGATTTTCCATCATCTGAGATATGCACAATTAGTTTTTACCCACGCTTTAGACCATATCTCGAATGCACTGCCCTTATCACTCTAATTGTGCATATCTCGGATGCAGtgggtaaaaactaatttttgtcaTATCACGGATGCACTGCATCCGAGATATAGTTTTGTTCATATCTCGGGTGCATCCGAAATATGACTAGCACGTAATGTGTCACAACACGGTAGCAGTGCATTCGTAATACGTTTTTAGTGTGGTTTCTCCCATTGCATCCGAGATGTGACCCAAAATGTATTTTAGTAAATAGTTGTACGTTTATTTAAATcggtaaatattttatatttttaatttaaataaaaaatcctaatacTTTTGGTTATATTATattagattaatttatttttggtgttttttgatttttcaatttgaaagaatatatatttttaacttttaaataaattttaattttatctttttaaaatattaattttttatggtaaataattattcaattatttttaattacgtctaggtaaattattttttatcacattactttcattctatgtaaaatttatctttttagtttaactcttaaatatttttactcatcataTAATCTTTGTAGAATGAAtagtaaataaattttcaaaaaaagaaaaaaaaagcatggtacatgtataataaaatataaattatcccTTTCTACTCTAATGTACcaaacttatttaatatttaatttaattaaattttattttaattttaaaataaattttaattttatcctttaacaatatcaattttttatggttgataattattctattttttaatcacatttaaataaattatttttactcacattactttcattctaagtaatattttttttaattttaatcttaaagatttttattCGTCATAAAATACTTGTAGAATGATTAGtagataaattttcgaaaaagaaaaaaaagaatgatacatgtacaataaaatataaattatgtctTTTTATCTCTAATGTACCAAActtctttaatgtttaatttaattaaactttatttttatttttgaaataaatttaattttatcatttaataatatcaattttgtaTGGTATATAATTGTTCATACCTGACCCAAAATATAAGCTAGGCCCAATAAAGTTAAAAGGCCCTATCAAGAAGAATGGCCTCATCCACGTGTCCGACCTCTTCTAAGAGGTCGGAACAAATTGAAATAGGCAGCTCACACTTAATTGAGTGAGCAATTGCCCCCCTGAATCTCTcacccacttctagaagagagatctcaacaaccttaagataaagggacggttatccaccatcaAAAGTGAAACTatttcaacggtggttattgccTCATCTCCTATAAATACTATGACACACTCAGGTACATTTAAGTTCCAATACATTAAAACCTGCTAagatccttgctaacttaagcattggagcgttttgcaggtaccaccctccaCCTTCCCACAAACAACTCGGATGACGGCCATAGAATGCGAGCTAAgtcagaatctactccattgaggATTTGGGCCTCACATACAAGCCCAAAGGcaatccagtttcaggtaactctcggaatattggcgccgttgctggagacCTGGAGATCAACGCTTCATGGCAGACGACCAATATGAAGACGGACGCACCGCATCCGATTCAGACTAAGAATACCAAGATATGGTCAACAACGATCGGGCTATAATAGTACCTCCCCCGAGAATGGAGGGACCGCACGGTGAAAGCCCCTCAAGTGTCCAAGACTAGAAAAGGATCCCTTCTTAGATTCACCAACCGGAAGGGGAGGAGCGAACACATTCCACCGATTTTATGGGGTTGCTACATGGGCATCAAGGTCGACTCGAGCAACTAGAGCAAGAGCTAGAGCAACAGCGTGAGGCGGGGAGGAGTTTAAGAagtgaaatcaagcaacaaagggaGCTCGAAGACAAGCTCTCAAAATTAGAATCCGATCTTCGGAATAAAAATTCCCGCACAGTTCAAGAAGATACCCCCTTGGGGGGAGAAGATCCCTTCACAGAAGATATCATACGGGCACGAGTTCCTAGAAACTTTAAAATCCTCGACATGAATTTCTACGATGGAACCACTGGCCTAAAGCATCACCTCTGTAATTTCAAAAGTCGAATGTATCTGGCCGATGCCTCGGACACGACTCGTTACAGGCTTCCGATACTTGACAAGCAGTTTCAACGACCTCTCGCATAAGTTTCTCATGCGATTCTCAATTCAAAAAGACAAAGTCAAGCATGCAACCAGTCTACTCGGAGTAAAATAGGAGGTTGGAGAATCCATAAgagactacatggagagattcaacaaagcgtGCTTGGAAATCCAAGACCTACCTACTGAGGTAGTGATAATGGGACTTGTCAATGGCCTCTGAGAAGGCCCATTCTCCCAGTCTATGTCAAAAAGACATCCGACTTCCCTAAGTGATGTACAAAAATGAgatgaaaagtacatcaatatagaAGAAAATGCCAGGCTACAGGAGCCGAGTTGGTGACCAGGGCACCCTCAACAGTCgaaagaaaaagagagggagattaagagaaaagaagaagtcGGGCCCAAGAAGCCCAGAAGATACCACACCTATACTCCGCTACGAGTTTCCTTAGTGGATATCTATAGGGAAATCTTTCACACCGAGAAGCTTCCTCCTCCGCATCCCATTAAGAACAAAAAAGGTGAAAATCGTaacgaatattgtgaataccacaaGCTGTACAGGCATTCCACAAATgattgctacgacctaaaaaatgtgataaaaaaagcTGGCCAGGGAAGGTCGGCtggatagatatctcatggaaaggtcgaaCAATCATGGAAAAAGGAAGAGAGATGAGGAAGGCCACGAATGGAGAGGTCTGACCCTATAGACTCCAAAATGACACGTTCATAAGAGGCAGTTGAAagaagtctaccaggtcggggaTAATGAACTCGACCTTCCCACAATCTCCTTCACCAGAGAAGATAGACAGGGGATCATACCCGGGCACGATAACCCGGTGGTAATTACCATAATCCTTGCCAATGCTCACCTACATAGAACCttggtagaccaaggaagttcCACCAACATACTGTTCAAATCAGTATTTGATAAATTGGGATTAGAGAGAAGGAATTAAAAGCCTATCCGGATACTCTTTTCGGATTGGGAGATGCTCCTATTAAGCCACTGGGCTTCATCCCTTTGTATACAACCTTTAGAAAGGGATTGAGGTCCAAGACTTTAAACATCAACTTCATTGTCGTCGATGTGACATTGGCATATAACGCTTTGATTGGAAGGACGACCTTAAACTGACTAGGAGCAGCCGTCTCCACTCCTCATCTTTGCATGAAGTTCTCAACAGAAGATAGAATTACCACCATTAGAGGAGATCAAAATTTGGCAAGAAAGTGTTataatgaaagcctgaacctCCAAAGAAAGGGTAAAGAGGTCAATGCAATTGAACTCAGAGGAGTCCGAGGAAGGAAAAAGCTACGACCCCAACCCAGAGGGAAAATGGTGGAAGTCCAGATTGGACGAGAAGCTGGAAAGAACACCAATATAGGAGTCAGCATAAAGGAAAATCTGAAGCAAGAGCTTGTAAAACTCCTACAAGAAAATTCTGActtcttcgcctggaaagcttccgacatgTCCAGAATATATCCCGAGCTTATGACATATAAGTTAGCAGTTCACTCGAGATCTCGACCTATCTAACAAAGAAGACAAAAGCTTGGGATAGAACGAGCTCAAGTGGtcgaagagcaagtacaagccttGCTAGAAGCCGGGTTCATCCAGCAATTCAAGTACCCAGCAAGGCTGGCAAATGTAGTGTTAGTCAAAAAGGAGAATGGAAAGTGGAGGATGTGTGTCGATtataccgacctcaacaaagcatgAACAAAAGGCCCGTATCGTCTACCCAACATTAACACCttagtagactccagctcggggtatcaatatctatcattcatggatgcctactcaggatataatcaaatcctaaTGTACAAGTCAGATCAGGAGAAAACCTctttcatcacacccagagcaaactactgctatgtggtcatgccatttggattaaaaaatgcaggggccataTAACAAAtgttgatgaataaggtgttcgcaCCTCACCTTGGAAACCTAATAGAGGTATACGTAGATGACATGCTAGTGAAGACCAAGGATGAAGTCAGTCTACTGACAGACCTCTCTCAAGTTTTCGATACCATAAGGAAGCATGGAATGAGGCTAAATTCTACCAAGTGCACATTTGCAGTAGAAGTTAAAAAATTCTTGGGATTTATGCTTACACAAAGGGGAATCGAAGCTAACCCCGACAAGTGCAGAGAAGTCCTAGAAATAAAGAGTCCGACCTGTCTAAAGGAAGTCCAACAGTTGGATTGCCGACttgcagccttatccagattcttagcaggatcagccCTAAGATCCTTGCCACTTTTTTCATTGATTAAGAAAGGATGCCAGTTTGAATGGACACCTGACTATGAAGAGGCTTTTCAGGAGTTTAAGAAATTTTTGAGCCAATCTCCCATCCTCACTATGCCAAAAATGGGAGAGGAACTGGTATTATATTTAGCTATCTCCAAGAAGGCCATAGCGTCAACCTTGATACGAGAAGACGAGGTGGACAGCTTCCCATCTACTTTACCAGAAAAGTGTTGCAAGGCCCCGAGTTAAggtattaaaaaattgaaaagttgGCATACGCTTTAATTGTAGCATGCAGAAGGCTCGGACCTTATTTCTAGGCTGGCACCATAAGAGTCCGAGCGAACCAACTCATGAAACAGATCCTTCAGAAAATGGATATTGCgggcagaatggttcaatgggccatagagctatccgagttcgatttgaaatatgaaactcggacagcaatcaaAGCCCAATGTCTCACTGACTTCGTCGCAGAATATACAGGCGACCAGATTGAAACCTCCACGACTTGGGagctctatgtagatggatcctccaacaaGGTTGGAAGTGGAGCATACATAATATTGGTCAATGAAGAGGATACTCAAATAGAGATGTCTTTGACATTTGAGTTCTCTGCTTCCAATAACCAGGCCgaatatgaagccctgattgcaTGACTAAAACTGGCTAAAGAAATCGGTGCGACCAAGGTAATCATCTTCAATGACTCCCAAGTAGTGACTTCTCAAAATCAATGGAGAGTACCAGGCAAAGGATCCTAATATGAAAAGATACTTGGAAAAAACACTCGAGCATCTTAGGCAATTCCGGAAAACCGAGGTCAGACACATAACTCGAGATCTCAAAAGTAGAGCCGATGCTCTCTCTaaattagcaagtaccaagccaagGGGGAACAACAGGAGCCTTATACAAGAAACTCTTCAGGATCCCTCCGTCATGAAGACGGATAACAAGTCGGACATTCTACCCGTCTCAGGATTAGGCCTCGGATGGATAACTCCTATAGTCGAATATCTGAAATTCAACATCCTTCCCGAGGAACACAAGGAGGCTCACAAACTTAAAAGGGAAGCACAGAACTACACTTTGGTGTAAAATGTCCTTTATAAAAGAGGGATATCTATGCCATTATTAAAATGCGTTCCAACCTCTAAGACAGAGGAGCTCCTGGATGAAGTACACAATGGCATTTGTGGAAATCACCTCGTTGCAAGATCTTTAGCCAGGAAGGTGATCCGAGCTGGGTTCTTCTGGCCGACCTTATAAAAGTCGCTGCCGACTTTGTTAAAAAATGCCAACCTTGTCAGATGCACGCAAACTCTCATGTTGCTCCCCTCGAAGAGCTTATCAGCGTTACCTCTCCCTGGCCCTTTGCGAAATGGGGATTGGACGTACTCAGACCTTTTCCCCAAGCTCCAAGAAAGGTCAAATATTTGATTGTGGGAGTAGATTACTTCACCAAGTGGGTAGAAGCAGATTCCCTAGCCACTATCATGGCACAGAAAAGTCAAAAACTCCTTTACAGGAATATAATTACTCGGTTCGGAGTCCCCCATTCTATCATCACAGACAATGGTACTTAGTTCACAGATTCCACATTTAGACATTTAGTGTCCAGCATGAAGATCAAACATCAATTCACATCAGTAGagcatcctcaagccaatggacaagctgaagccgctaataaggttatattagaaagACTAAAAAAGaggctacaagatgcaaaaggagcttgggtgGAAGAGCTTCCTCAAGTCTTATGGGCTTATAGAACAACACCTTACTCCAcaactggagaaacacccttccaaCTTGCATATGGAATAGTAGCCATGATTCCTGTTGAGATCAATAAGCAAATTCCAAGGGTGAGATTTTATGACGAAGTGGACAACATCCAAGCCCAAAAAGAAGAGCTCAAACTACTTCCAGAGGTTCGAGAGCAAGCACAAATAAGACAAGCAGCGTTAAAGCAATGGATGACGACAAGGTATAACCAAAAAGTCATTCAAAGGAGCTTCGTGGTAAACGCCCTAGTCTTAATACGAAATGACATCAGAGTAAACAAGTCGGGAAAAGGGAAGCTTGgtgcaaattggaagggaccttACAAGATAGCTGAAGTCCTGGAAAAGGGCTATTATAAAGTGTCCAGCCTAAGTGGAGCCAAGCTCCCTAAATCGTGGCACGCGTGCAATATGAAAAGATATTATAGCTAGAAGCGTACTTtgttccctgatgtactctttttcccgactCCATAATTTTTTTCCGAGGAGGGTTTTCCCGaagggggttttaacgaggcatcaaagcGGTGGCTAGGGGAATTTATTCCCTTAGTAGTCAAAGCATATTTGTAAAGTTATATTTCATTAATAATAGTAtttctttctttaaaaattcCATTACCTTTACTACGATATGCACCGACTTAAGCTCAAAAAATCGCAAAAATCTTTTGCCCGACCTATGTGGTCGACaggataaagcgacgaggtacaagtcggtgtaaagaggttgtaAACAGACGATCATAACAACTCAGCAATAAGAAGGCAAATGACGTACAAGTCG
The sequence above is drawn from the Arachis hypogaea cultivar Tifrunner chromosome 4, arahy.Tifrunner.gnm2.J5K5, whole genome shotgun sequence genome and encodes:
- the LOC114927663 gene encoding 1,4-dihydroxy-2-naphthoyl-CoA synthase, peroxisomal-like produces the protein MAEKKNLLVLDTVTRRLASIVNHIGTSSQSDHPSLHPHNQLQLGLYDSSTSRNDSYERAHDDVPSHDVVWRVIASDADSDKEFTDIIYEKAVGDGIAKISINRLERRNAFRPNAVKELIRAFNDARHDSSIGVVILTGKGTKAFCSGGDQALRTADGYFDNEDI